TATGGTTCGGGTATACGCTTAGCTGAATGTTTGTCGTTGCGGGTTAAGGATATAGATTTTTCTAGTGGCAATGTTTTTGTTCGCGGAGGCAAAGGTAATAAAGATCGTACCACCATGTTGCCTGATTTTTTAAAAGCGGAGCTGCAACGGCAAATTGAACGGGTGAAAATATTACATGCACAAGATCTGCGCGATGGTTATGGCCGGGTTTATATGCCCGATGCTTTAGATCGTAAATATCCTAGGGCTGCGGCACAAACGGCGTGGCAATACGTATTCCCTTCTATCACGATTGGCCGCGACCCACGCAGTGGAGAGCTAAGGCGTCATCATGCTCATTCCAGCGGTTTATCTAAAAAATTACGGCGAGTTTTTTTAGAGAAAGGAATTCACAAGCCCGCTAAAACCCATAGCTTTAGGCACAGTTTTGCCACGCACTTGCTAGAAGACGGTTATGACATTCGGACTATTCAGGAGTTGTTGGGGCATTCCAATATTGAGACTACGCAAATCTATACACATGTGGTTAATCGGGGTGACAAAGGCGTATTAAGCCCTCTAGATAAAATAAAACGGCAATAGCTTTCACAACTATTGCCGTTTATTGTTTTACAGGCTTGGTTTTGCAGGTTTGGTTTTTGTAGGTTTATGTTACTGCAAGTTAGATTGCTGCTGCAGGTTTATTGATTTAAACGATTAGCCATTAACTCATCTACCACCGCTGGGTCTGCCAAGGTGGAGGTGTCCCCTAGTGTATCAATTTCGTTGGCGGCTAGTTTGCGTAAAATTCTGCGCATAATTTTGCCGCTGCGGGTTTTGGGTAAGC
This portion of the Dasania marina DSM 21967 genome encodes:
- a CDS encoding integron integrase, with amino-acid sequence MDDIRPAINAKAPKFLDLLRIHIRTQGLSFSTEKTYITWVKRFINFHDKQHPSKLGASEIEAFLNYLSVYKFCSVNTQKVALNALVYCYKRFMGIAMDDLCFKPARTPRRLPVVYSRSELELIFTSLKGVARLQSELMYGSGIRLAECLSLRVKDIDFSSGNVFVRGGKGNKDRTTMLPDFLKAELQRQIERVKILHAQDLRDGYGRVYMPDALDRKYPRAAAQTAWQYVFPSITIGRDPRSGELRRHHAHSSGLSKKLRRVFLEKGIHKPAKTHSFRHSFATHLLEDGYDIRTIQELLGHSNIETTQIYTHVVNRGDKGVLSPLDKIKRQ